Proteins encoded in a region of the Uloborus diversus isolate 005 chromosome 1, Udiv.v.3.1, whole genome shotgun sequence genome:
- the LOC129221231 gene encoding translocator protein-like produces the protein MLSKLEKYGPLAAAVALPHVGGISAAFITRKEVKTWYETLRRPSWRPPNWAFAPVWTTLYTGMGVASYLVWKEGGGFEGEARAPLILYGTSLALNWMWTPIFFGAHKKGLALIEIVALWGTVGACTFAFAPISRVASYLMVPYWGWLSLATALTYCVWRDNKDKDD, from the exons ATGCTATCCAAGCTGGAGAAATATGGTCCGCTGGCCGCAGCTGTGGCTCTGCCGCATGTCGGGGGGATATCTGCTGCTTTTATCACCAGAAAGGAAGTCAAGACGTGGTACGAG ACTCTGCGTCGACCTTCCTGGAGACCACCGAACTGGGCTTTTGCTCCCGTCTGGACCACCCTGTACACGGGTATGGGCGTCGCCTCCTACCTGGTGTGGAAAGAGGGCGGGGGGTTCGAGGGAGAGGCGAGGGCGCCGCTCATCCTCTACGGTACCAGCCTGGCCCTCAACTGGATGTGGACACCCATCTTCTTCGGCGCCCACAAGAAGGGGCTG GCCCTCATCGAAATCGTGGCCCTGTGGGGCACTGTAGGAGCATGTACCTTCGCCTTCGCCCCCATCAGCAGAGTGGCCTCCTACCTGATGGTGCCTTACTGGGGTTGGCTCTCGCTGGCAACAGCCCTCACCTACTGCGTCTGGAGAGACAACAAAGACAAGGATGACTGA